In Anaerolineae bacterium, the sequence GCGGACAAGGGACCGGGCATCGCTCGCGGCCCCAACCTTCACCCCGTGATGTACGAGCGGCTGGTGGAGACAGCCAAGAAGCACGAGATACCTTACCAGTGCGAAGCCATACCAGGCCGCAGCGGCACTGACGCCTGGGCCATACAGGTGTGCCGCGAAGGAGTACCTACGGGCCTCCTGGGGCTGCCACTGCGCTACATGCACACGCCGGTCGAGACCCTATGCCTGCGGGACGTGGAGCGCTGTGGCCGGCTGATGGCCCACTTCATCGCCGACCTGGACGACGCCATCCTGGACCGCTTCAGGCCCGCGTTGCCGGAGGAATGAGAATGGACATCGCCTTCCTGCAGACCCTCTCCGAGGCACGCGGCGTGTCGGGCGACGAGGGAGAAGTCCGAGGCCTGCTGGCCCGCTCGCTCAAGGGCACCGTGGACGAGTTGAGGACCGACACCATCGGCAACCTCATCGCCCTGCGCCGGGGCACGGGCCGGTCCTCCTTGCGCGTGATGGTAGTAGCCCACATGGACGAAGTGGGGCTCATGGTCACAGGTGCCGACGCCAACGGCTTCCTGCGCTTCCAGCCCGTGGGTGGCATAGATCCTAGAGTCCTGCTCGCCAACCGAGTGCTGGTGGGCAAGGACAGGATCCCGGGCATCATCGGGGTCAAGCCGGTGCACCTCACCGAACCGTCCGAGCGCAAGAACGTCATCAGGGCCGACCAGCTCTACATTGACATCGGAGCCAAGAACAAAGATGAGGCTCTGGGCGCCGCCCCCATGGGGGAGTACGTCACTTTCGATACGCCCTTCCACTACCTGCAGGGATGCCGGCCTGAGGACCGTCCTCCCGTGGGTAGGGCGAGCGGCAAGGCTTTCGACGACCGAGCCGGTTGCTTCGTCCTGGCCTCCCTGCTGGAACACCAGTTCGACTTCGACTTGTACGGCGTCTTCAGCGTCCAGGAGGAGGTAGGACTGCGGGGGGCCAAAACGGCCGCCTATGCCGTTGCCCCTACCTTGGCCTTTGCCCTGGAAGGCACCGTCTGTGACGATTCGCCCAAGGAGGACGACGTCAGCCCCACCACCGTCATGGGCCGGGGCCCGGCCGTCACCGTCGCCGACGCCAGCGTGATCTCGGACCGGCGCCTGGTGGATCTGCTCGTGCAAACCGCCCTCGGCGAAGGGATACCGTACCAGATAAAGCAGCCCAACATCGGCGGGACCGACGCCGGCGCCGTCCACCTCCAGCGCGAGGGCATTCCCTCGGTGGCGGTGGCCGTGCCCTGCCGGTACCTGCACTCGCCCGAATCGGTGCTAGACCTCCTGGACCTCCACCACGCTGTGAGACTGATGGAGGCTGCTCTTCGCCGCCTGCCCGAGGCCTGGACCTCGTCGTAGGACCGGCTCGCCAGGCACGACGCCGGCGCGGCCCGTGCGTTCGCCCGTGACGCCCTAGCATGGGGAGGATCTCGTGAAGGATACACTGTGCAAGCTGAGCCAAGCCTACGGCCCGTCCGGCAACGAGGGCCAGATAAGAGACCTGATTCGCAGCGAGGTCGAGGGCCTGGCCGACGTGGTTACCGTCGACGCCCTGGGCAACCTGGTGGCCGTCAAGGGCAGCGGCGGGCGGCGGGTGATGCTGGCCGCCCACATGGACGAGATAGGCATCATCGTCAGCCACATTGATGAGAAGGGCTTCCTCCGCTTCGGCACCATCGGCGGGGTTCGTGCTCTGGGCCTGGTGGGCAGCCGGGTGCGCTTCGCCGACGGCTCCACTGGCGTCATCGGAGTGGAGAAGCTCGAAGACGGGGACAAGATACCCGCGCTATCCAAGCTGTTCATAGACGTCGGCGCTCGCAGCCGGGACGACGTGCGCGTGAAGGTGGGCGACATCGCTTCCATGGATCGACCCTTTGGCCAGTGCGGCAGCCGCTTCATCGGCAAGGCCATGGACGACCGGGCCGGATGCGCTGTCCTAATCGAGACCCTGCGCCGCCTGGACCGGCCCCGGAACGAGGTCCACTTCGCTTTCACCACTCAGGAGGAGGTTGGCCTGCGTGGCGCCACCACTTGTGCTTACTGCGTGGACCCTCAGGTGGCCCTGGCTGTAGATGTAACCGGCACAGGCGATACGCCCAAGTGCCCTGTGATGGCGGTGTCGCTGGGTGAGGGCGCGGCTATCAAGGTCCGAGATGGCGGCATGCTCGCCCACCCGGCGGTGAAGGATCTGCTCGTGGCCCGGGCCGAGGAGAAGGGCATCCCCTATCAACTGGAGGTCCTCGAGGGCGGGACCACAGACGCGCGGGTGATGCAGACCACTCGAGCCGGAGTGCCCACTGGAGCCGTCTCCGTCCCCTGCCGCTACATTCACACTCCCTCCGAGATGATAGACGAGCGCGACGCTGAAGCCGCGGTCAATCTGCTCCTGGCCTTCGTGGAGAACGACATCTCCCTCTGAGCCTCTCCGACGCCCTCGGGCTATGCCCACGGCTGGGTTGAGGCCGGCGGCCGGGTCTGCCTGCCGGCCTCCCCCTGCCTGAGGTCAGATGCCCGGTCGTTTCGTTCCGGCGGCAACACCTGCGCCTGGTCAGGCCCAAATGGGCAACGACGGCGCACTGGCTTACGCTGTCGGGGGCCCCGCCGTGCACGGTGCGTACCCGCCGGCCGACCGTACGGCGCTGTGCGCCCGCCCTAGACGAGCAGGGCGAGAGAGGACAGCTTCGGAAGCGACGTCGAATCGGAGGGACGTCGTAGCTAGAGCTCGGCCTGGCCTATGGTATAATGCCATCGAGAGCTCCGATCAGGACCAAGGGAGGTTTTTTGATGGTCCCGGTTACCATACAGAGCGTCAGAGTTAGCCTGGTGTCCCAGCAGCGGGTGGTCATTCTGGGCGAGCAGGGAGGAAACCGGTACCTCCCCATCTACATAGGAGCCTTCGAGGCCGACGCCATCACCATCCGCCTGCAGGGGGCAGCTCTGTGGCGGCCCATGACGCATGACCTCCTCCTGCGTTGCATCGGGCAGCTGGGGGGCGAGGTGCTGCGCGTGGTGGTGACCGATCTCCGCAGCGACACCTTCTTCGCCAACATATACGTTCGGCAGGATGGCGAGGAACAGGCTATAGACTCACGTCCTAGCGATGCCCTGGCCCTAGCCGTACGGGCCGGCGTGCCCGTGTTCGTCAGCGAGTCGGTCATGGAGCAGGCGGGCAACGAGCCCGACCCTTCGCCCTGGATCAACGGCATCCGACCCGAGGTCGCTGATGAGGAAGACATGGGCGCCTTCCGCGACTTCATAGACTCGCTGGACCTGGGCGACCTAGACCAGTGAGCCTTCGCCAACGAGCTTGACCCATGCCTCCGGAGCGTCTGCCGCCACAGAACGTAGAAGCCGAGCAGTCGGTGCTCGGCAGCATTCTGATAGACCCCGACGCCATCATCAGGGTGGCGCCTTTCCTGCGCCCGGACGACTTCTACCGCGAGGCTCACGCCATCATCTACGCGGCCATCCTCGCCCTGCACGAGCGCCGCGAGCCGGCCGACTTCGTGACCCTCAGCGACGAACTGGAACGACGTGGGCAACTGGACCAGGTAGGAGGCGCAGCCTACCTGACGACCCTTCTCAATAGCGTCCCTACCGCCATCCACATCGAACATTACGCTCACATCGTCGAGCGCAACTCCACCCTGCGGCGGCTGATAGACGCCGCCTCCCGCATCGCGGGCCTTGCCTACGACTCCGAAGAGGCAGACGCCAACGAAGTGGTTGACCGAGCCGAGCAGATCCTGTTCAGCATCAGCGAGCGGCGTCTGTCTCGGGAATTGGTACCCATCCAGGAGGTGCTGCGCGCCTACTACGAGCGCATCGGTTACCTCTACGCCCACCAGGGCGAGATGATCGGCGTGCCCAGCGGGTTCGCCAAGCTGGACCGACTGCTCGGGGGGATGCAGCGCTCCGACCTTCTGATCCTGGCCGCGCGCCCCGGTGTGGGCAAGACTAGCCTCCTCCTGGGGATCGCCGCCGCCGCCGCTCGCCGCTTCCGCCAGCGCGTGGCCATCTTCTCATTGGAGATGTCCAACGAGCAGATCGTGCAGCGCCTGGTGGCTGCCGACACCGGAATCGAGTCGCAGCGACTGCGCACTGGGCGTCTTACGGCAGAGGAATGGCCCCGACTGGAGCACAGCGTGAGCAGCCTGGCGGGCTTGTCGGTCTTCATGGACGATACTCCCGCCCTGACCACCTCCGAGTTCCGCACCAAGTGCAGACGGCTGGCAGCCGAGCACGGCGTGGACCTGATCACGGTGGATTACCTCCAGCTTATGCAGGGCGACCACCGCACCGAGAATCGCGTGCAGGAGATAAGCGCCATCTCCCGCACCCTCAAGCAGGTAGCGCGGGAGCTTAACGTGCCCGTCCTGGCCGCCTCTCAGCTCTCCCGAGCGGTCGAGTCCCGTCACGACAAGAGGCCCATGCTGTCCGACCTCCGCGATTCCGGAAGTATCGAGCAGGACGCCGACGTGGTGATGTTCATCTACCGCGATGAGATGTATAACCCCGACACCGATCAACCCAACATAGCCGAGCTCATCGTGGCCAAACATCGCAACGGTCCTACAGGAACCGTGCCTCTCTTCTTCCGTAGCGAGCTGGCACAGTTCTTGGAAGTCGAGATGAGGGTAGAGCCCCTCGATTACTAGCGCCGCCATCATTGCCTGCACCGACCCCGGCGACGCCGGGGGGCCGGCATTCTTCTGGAGCTGCGGCCATCATGTCCACGTTTCCGGGCTTCCCCGGCGGCGGCCTTGCCGTCGTCTCCGTTCCGGATCTGTTCTTCGTCGAGTTGCTGCCTCAGATAGACGACCTGGCGGAGCTTAAGGTCACCCTGCACCTGATGTGGCTCCTGCAGCGGCGCCGAGCTGAGCCCCTGTGGGTCAGCCTGGCCGAACTGGAGCGCGATGGGGTCCTTTTGCGGAGTCTGGAGTGTCTAGGCCGCAACACCCGGGAGTGCCTGCGCGAGGGATTGCGAAAAGCGCTGGAACGTGGCACTCTCTTGGAGGTAAGAGGCACGACTCCCACCGGTCCACGGAACTGGTATCTCCTCAATACGGAGCGGGGTCGGCGGACTCTGGAACGAGTGCGAGCAGGCGAGCTGTCTGTACCGGATGCCGACGTGACTGCCGAGGAGCGGCCTCTACCTCAGAAGCCCAACATCTTCGTGCTCTATGAGCAGAACATCGGGCCTCTCCAGCCCATCATCGCCGACGAGCTGGAGGAAGCAGAGCGTTCCTACCCGCAGCAGTGGGTCGAGGACGCTTTCCGCGTGGCAGCCCAGCATAACGCCCGCAACTGGCGTTACGTCCGCAGCGTGCTCGAACGCTGGCGACGTCAGGGGCGGGACGAGACCAGCCCAAGTGATCAACGTGACCGAAGGCGCTACCTCTCAGGCGAATACGAAGAGTACCGGCGGCTCTGACGCCTGCCCTCATTGCCGCGGGCTCGGGTTCGTCACTCCCGACGTGCCTCCGGGCGACCCGGAGTTCGGCAAGGTGTATCCCTGCCAGTGCCGCCAAGAGGTCCTGACTGCCCGCCGAGCCGACCGCCTTCTTCGCCTCTCCAACTTGGGCCTCCTGGCCCAGAACACCTTCGACAACTTCCATCCCGAGGGCGTCGCTCTGAACGCGAGCGACCGGCGCAACCTGCGCAACGCCTATCAGACCTGCAAGGAGTTCAGCGCCCACCCCGAGGGCTGGCTGCTGATAACGGGTACCTACGGGTGCGGCAAGACTCACTTGGCGGCTGCCATCACCGTGACCCTGGTTGAGAGAGGGGTGGCGGTGCTCTTCCAGACGGTGCCCGATCTCCTCGATCACCTCCGCGCTACCTATGGGCCTCGCAGCGCCGTAGGCTACGACCAGCTCTTCCAGGACGTGCGTGAGGCGCCCTGCCTCGTCCTCGACGATCTGGGCGCCCAGAACACCACTCCCTGGGCGCTTGAGAAGCTGTACCAGATACTGAACCACCGCTACAACAACCGGCTTCCCACCGTCATCACAACCAACGTGCCCCTGGAGGAACTGGATCCCCGGCTGCGCTCGCGCCTGACCGACGAGGCCCTGGTTCGCAGAGTGGCCATCACCGCGCCCGACTACCGGGGCTCCGGTGCCACTGGCCCCATCAGCGACCTCAGCACTCTCTCTCTACATGCCGACCAGACATTCGAGAGTTTCGACCTGCGTGCCAGGGAACTGGATGCTGATACCCGCGAGAACCTGAGTTGCGCCTACGCCGCTGCCCGTCAGTTTGCCGAGGAGCCCCAGGGTTTCCTCCTCCTTCAGGGCGATCACTACTGCGGGAAGACGCACTTGGCCGCTGCGATAGCCAACGCGCGTCAGGCCCAGGGACTGCAGGCCCTGTTCGTCGAGGTACCCGACTTGCTGGACTACCTCCGGGCTGCATTTGAACCCTCAGCTCTTGTGTCGTACGATAAGCGACTGCAGCAGGTCCGCCGTGCCCCCCTCCTGGTTCTAGACAACCTGGGCGTGCAGAGCTCCACACCGTGGGACGAGAAGCTGCACCAGCTGTTCAGCTACCGGTTCAACGCCAGGCTGCCCACCGTTATCACCACCAGCTTGACCCTGGAGGATATTGATCCACGCCTGAAGGTGAGGTTGATGGATAAGTCGCGCTGTCTCATCGTCCCTATCGTAGCTCCCCCCTACCGTGGCCGTTCCCGTTCTCGGGCCAGTCGGGTCCGCAGGCAGGTCTAGCATGCCTGTCCTCCCTCCCAACCGGGACCTGGGTGATCTGCCCTACCACCTCCTTCGGCCCCTCTTCCGACAGTCCGAGCCCTCACCCAGAGACTGGCGATCGGTCCTCATTCTGCGCCCGTGTTGCATAGGCGACATCCTGCAGTCCACGGCCTTGGTGGCCGCCCTGCGTCGCGCCCTGCCGGGGATTCGCCTGGGCTATGCCGTGGGCGCTTGGTCTCGCCCGGTGCTGGAGAACAACCCCCACATCGACCAGCTGGTGGATACGGGCACCGTCGTCGGGGGCAGGAAGCCCTCACTAGGGGCCTTGCTGGGCCTGGTCAATCGCCTCCGACGGGGCGGGTGGGACGCCTGCTTTGTCCTGGAGCGCTCCCCTCTCTTCTCCCTGGCCGCCTGGCTGGCTGGCATTCCTGATCGCATTGGACTGGACAACCAGGGCCGAGGTGTCGCCCTTACCAAGCGAGTACCGCTGCGACCGCGCCGCCAGGAGGCTGAGGCCGCCCTGGACCTGGCCCGAGCCGTAGGGTTGGACGTGAGTGGAGTCACGACCGAGTTCTACCCCTCTGAGGCCGACCGACTCGAGGTCGCCAGGTTGATGCCGGGCAACGGCTCCCCGTGGGTGGTGCTGGCTCCTGGGGGCGGCATCAACCCGGGGACCGAGCTCACCGCCAAGCGCTGGCCAGCCGAGAGCTTTGGGCGTCTGGC encodes:
- a CDS encoding M42 family metallopeptidase, whose product is MDIAFLQTLSEARGVSGDEGEVRGLLARSLKGTVDELRTDTIGNLIALRRGTGRSSLRVMVVAHMDEVGLMVTGADANGFLRFQPVGGIDPRVLLANRVLVGKDRIPGIIGVKPVHLTEPSERKNVIRADQLYIDIGAKNKDEALGAAPMGEYVTFDTPFHYLQGCRPEDRPPVGRASGKAFDDRAGCFVLASLLEHQFDFDLYGVFSVQEEVGLRGAKTAAYAVAPTLAFALEGTVCDDSPKEDDVSPTTVMGRGPAVTVADASVISDRRLVDLLVQTALGEGIPYQIKQPNIGGTDAGAVHLQREGIPSVAVAVPCRYLHSPESVLDLLDLHHAVRLMEAALRRLPEAWTSS
- a CDS encoding M42 family metallopeptidase; this translates as MKDTLCKLSQAYGPSGNEGQIRDLIRSEVEGLADVVTVDALGNLVAVKGSGGRRVMLAAHMDEIGIIVSHIDEKGFLRFGTIGGVRALGLVGSRVRFADGSTGVIGVEKLEDGDKIPALSKLFIDVGARSRDDVRVKVGDIASMDRPFGQCGSRFIGKAMDDRAGCAVLIETLRRLDRPRNEVHFAFTTQEEVGLRGATTCAYCVDPQVALAVDVTGTGDTPKCPVMAVSLGEGAAIKVRDGGMLAHPAVKDLLVARAEEKGIPYQLEVLEGGTTDARVMQTTRAGVPTGAVSVPCRYIHTPSEMIDERDAEAAVNLLLAFVENDISL
- a CDS encoding bifunctional nuclease family protein, translated to MVPVTIQSVRVSLVSQQRVVILGEQGGNRYLPIYIGAFEADAITIRLQGAALWRPMTHDLLLRCIGQLGGEVLRVVVTDLRSDTFFANIYVRQDGEEQAIDSRPSDALALAVRAGVPVFVSESVMEQAGNEPDPSPWINGIRPEVADEEDMGAFRDFIDSLDLGDLDQ
- the dnaB gene encoding replicative DNA helicase, coding for MPPERLPPQNVEAEQSVLGSILIDPDAIIRVAPFLRPDDFYREAHAIIYAAILALHERREPADFVTLSDELERRGQLDQVGGAAYLTTLLNSVPTAIHIEHYAHIVERNSTLRRLIDAASRIAGLAYDSEEADANEVVDRAEQILFSISERRLSRELVPIQEVLRAYYERIGYLYAHQGEMIGVPSGFAKLDRLLGGMQRSDLLILAARPGVGKTSLLLGIAAAAARRFRQRVAIFSLEMSNEQIVQRLVAADTGIESQRLRTGRLTAEEWPRLEHSVSSLAGLSVFMDDTPALTTSEFRTKCRRLAAEHGVDLITVDYLQLMQGDHRTENRVQEISAISRTLKQVARELNVPVLAASQLSRAVESRHDKRPMLSDLRDSGSIEQDADVVMFIYRDEMYNPDTDQPNIAELIVAKHRNGPTGTVPLFFRSELAQFLEVEMRVEPLDY
- a CDS encoding DnaD domain protein translates to MSTFPGFPGGGLAVVSVPDLFFVELLPQIDDLAELKVTLHLMWLLQRRRAEPLWVSLAELERDGVLLRSLECLGRNTRECLREGLRKALERGTLLEVRGTTPTGPRNWYLLNTERGRRTLERVRAGELSVPDADVTAEERPLPQKPNIFVLYEQNIGPLQPIIADELEEAERSYPQQWVEDAFRVAAQHNARNWRYVRSVLERWRRQGRDETSPSDQRDRRRYLSGEYEEYRRL
- a CDS encoding ATP-binding protein; amino-acid sequence: MINVTEGATSQANTKSTGGSDACPHCRGLGFVTPDVPPGDPEFGKVYPCQCRQEVLTARRADRLLRLSNLGLLAQNTFDNFHPEGVALNASDRRNLRNAYQTCKEFSAHPEGWLLITGTYGCGKTHLAAAITVTLVERGVAVLFQTVPDLLDHLRATYGPRSAVGYDQLFQDVREAPCLVLDDLGAQNTTPWALEKLYQILNHRYNNRLPTVITTNVPLEELDPRLRSRLTDEALVRRVAITAPDYRGSGATGPISDLSTLSLHADQTFESFDLRARELDADTRENLSCAYAAARQFAEEPQGFLLLQGDHYCGKTHLAAAIANARQAQGLQALFVEVPDLLDYLRAAFEPSALVSYDKRLQQVRRAPLLVLDNLGVQSSTPWDEKLHQLFSYRFNARLPTVITTSLTLEDIDPRLKVRLMDKSRCLIVPIVAPPYRGRSRSRASRVRRQV
- the waaF gene encoding lipopolysaccharide heptosyltransferase II, whose product is MPVLPPNRDLGDLPYHLLRPLFRQSEPSPRDWRSVLILRPCCIGDILQSTALVAALRRALPGIRLGYAVGAWSRPVLENNPHIDQLVDTGTVVGGRKPSLGALLGLVNRLRRGGWDACFVLERSPLFSLAAWLAGIPDRIGLDNQGRGVALTKRVPLRPRRQEAEAALDLARAVGLDVSGVTTEFYPSEADRLEVARLMPGNGSPWVVLAPGGGINPGTELTAKRWPAESFGRLAARLARHGYLSLIIGGPQDHEAATIAEQASEGASLNLCGRLSLSGCGALLQQAKLLVANDTGVMHLAAAVNTPVVGLFGPTDPAMYAPYGVRHRAIWHPQPCSPCFRQKERRPQCAMECIRSITVEEVEAAALQLLA